CACCACGACACCGCTGTAGGTGCCCGGCGGGTGGCCCTCCGGAATCCGCAGCCGCACGACGACGCGCGCCTCGTCTGGAATCCACTCCAGGCTCACGTGGGTCAGCGGTGGAGCGTCCGGCCCCGTGGCGCACAGGGCGTGGACGCGGAGGGGGAGCCCGGCGGCGCGCGGGCGCAGCTCGACGGAGACCTCGAAGCGTGGGCCCGACTCCAGCTCGACGGTGAAGGTGCCAGGCGTAGCCACCGGAGCGGGGGTGGGGGCGGTGCTCGCCACGGGAGGACTCGGGGCTTCCGGGGGCGGAGCCCGCGCGGGTGCCGCTCCCACGACGAACGGGCCCGCCGCTCCCGAAGCCGGTGGACGCGGGGCCGCGCTCGGCCGGGCGGCACCGCCCATCAGCTCCAGCCACACGCGCGCGAAGTCGGAAGCGCTCTGGAACATCAGCGACATGCGCTGCTGCAGCTCGTCCTCGCGAGGCATGCCGCCCAGGTACGGCGCCCACACCTTGCGCGCCGCCTCCTGGCCCTGCCGCAGGTATTCCTCGATGACCCGGTACCCCTGCTCCACGCCGCGGGCCACGGGGTCCTCCGGGGAAGGGCTCTCCGCTGGCGGCGGCGGGGCGTCAGGGGGAGGCGTGCGCGGCTCGAAGGGGCCTCGCACGCCGAACCGCCCTGGATAGCCGAAGGCCGTCCACCAGTCGCGGATGGGCTGCGTGCGCGCCGGGTCCTCCTTCTTCACTCGCTCCTCGGTCTCCATGCACGCTCCCTCGAGCTCCTGCTCACGGGTGGTCATACCCGGCGATGTCCTCCAGCCGCGGCGCGCCCGAGATGGCATGCGCCGCCAGCCGCCCCGACATCACCGCGGACTCCACACAGCCCAGGTTGAAGCCACAGTCCGTCCAGTCCCCCGCGACGGTGAGGTTGTCGTAGGTGTTGTCGAGCGGGGAGATGCGGAAGCGCGGGCTCCCCGGCAGGCACAGCGTGTAGCGGTCCGAGGGGCCCACGTTCGCCGTCCAGTACTGCGAGGCGAAGCGCTCCTCGCCCGCCGGGTCCGGAGGCCTGCTGTCCACGGGCTCGCTCGGGTCCATCAGCAGCTCCCACCGGAAGTCGCCATCCGCGCGCCGGGCGAGCGGCCAGAGGTGGGCCACATGCTCCCGCAGGAAGCGCACGCAGTTGCGCCGCACCCGCTCGTGCTGCTCGGCCGGGAAGGCGGGACGCGCCTGCTCGGCATCCGGCGCCTCCGGCAGCACGCTGCAGAAGTAGGAGATGGAGCGCGGCGTCCGGGGCCAGCCCTCCTCGTCAGCCACGGACGTCATGTCCGCCCAGGTGTCGAAGGGCGTGACGAAGCCGGAGAGGTTGCAGGGCCCGTGGTGCCAGCCCAGCTCCTTCATGCCCGCGCTCATCCAGAGCTGGAACGCCTGCGTCGGCACCGTCCGCACGTGCTCCACCATCGCGCACCAGCGCGGGTCCTCCTTCAGCAGGCTCTCGCAGGTGTGGCGCACCGCCCCGCCCCCCACCGCGAGCACGGCGAGGTCGAAGTCCTCGCCCACGCGCAGCGTCCGCGTGCCCACCTTGCGCTCGTCCCAGTGTGACTCGGGCTTCCACCCCTCGCGCTCCAGCCGCTCCCCGTCCACGAGCTGTCGCCAGTCCGGCCGCGAGGGCCAGCAGGGCAGCCCCCGCACGTCCACCAGCGGCTGGTACTCCCCGCCGCCGCGCACCTCCGCCTGCACGTCGAAGTCGAGCGCTTCGACGTACGGGTGCACGCCCTCCGCGAGCCGTGCCCGCTCCACCGGCCGCACGTCTCGCAGGCGGTGGAAGAAGGCGAAGCGGACGCCCCGCCGCTTCAGCACCTCGTAGTAGGGCGCGAAGACGACGTCGCCCATGCCCGCGCGCAGCTTCCAGAAGAACGCGCCCCGGTAGGCGAAGAAGGCCCGGAAGCTGCCGCGCAGGGCCTGGCCGGCGGCGATGCGGGGCCGCTCCGGCTCGCCGCGCTCGTAGGCGAAGGCGAGGTCATAGAGCGCCCGCACGAAGGCGCCGTTGAGGGCGCGCTCGGAGGCGCCGTTGAGCCGCAGCCACTCGCGGCAGTCGTAGTCGTCGATGGCATCCAGGCCGCGCGGCTCGGTCAGCAGCCGGAAGCGGAGGGCGCCGCGCACCATGGCCAGCACCAGGTCGGCAATCTCCCAGAGGCGGCGTGACTCGTCGTCCGTCTCCACGCGCCCTTCGAGCTGCGCGAACAGCGACGCCCCGAGCGCGTCCACCAGCCCCAGCAGCAGGCCCTCCGGCGGACGCCCCACCGCGCCCAGCGCCGCCTGCAGCAGCCGCAGCGCCTCGCCCGCCGCCGCGAGCGTGGCCAGCCCGCCGTACTTGAGGAGGCGCGAGATGGCCTCGCGCAGCGGCTCGGCCGCCGTCGCGCTCCAGTGGGGCGGAACTGCCTCGGCGGCCTCCGGGCCGGACACCTTCACCGTGGCCAGCAGCGTGCGCACCAGGTCGAGGCAGCGGGCCAGGTAGTCCGCCAGCGTGAAGCGCGGGAGCCCGCTGTGTGAATCACCGGGCAGCCCCTCGAAGGGGGGCAGGTGGACGGTCCACGGCAGCCAGTGGCCCCTCGGCGACCAGTCCGTGGCCCCGAGGAAGTGCGCCGGGGTGAAGGCGTCCTTCCAGGTCGCGATGCGGCACGTGGCGGGGTCGCGGTCCAGCTCCGCATAGCACTCGCGCAGCAGCCGGAAGGCGTTCTCGTAGGAGCCCATCCACAAGTGGAGCCCGTGCTCCTCGATGCGGTCCGCCGGCCCGCGGCCCGAGGCGCCCTTGCCTCCGAGCCGCCAGCCGAGCTGGTACACGGTGACGTGGTAGCGGCCCTGGTGCTCCGGGCGCGTCAGCTCGAAGGCGGTGGTGAGGCCCGCACAGCCACCGCCGACGATGGCGACTTCGATGGGGCGCGTGCGCTTCATGCAGCCCGCATTGCTAGGCGCATGGCACGCCGCCAGGAATCCGCCGTGCAGCGTGGGTCTCTGTCCGCGGCAGGACCTCGCTCCTCCACTGGGGGGAGGCTTGCGGGAAGGCGCCCGCTCCAGGTGAGCGCCTCAGTTGCGCGGGCGCGGGCAGGTCCCAGCTTGAGGAGTCGGGAGCGCGGCCCTGGAGCGCCGGGTAGACCGTGCGAGGGAGGTGTCAGGCGCATGGAGTGGCGAGCCGCCGACAGGTCCGGGGAGTCGACGCCGGAGGAGCAGCACCGGGCCCGCTACCGCTCCGGCCTGCTCTCGGTGCTCCTGCACACCGAAGCCCTCCTCTCCCCCGTCGTCGGCACCCTCGTGAGCCGCCTGCCGCTCGAAGTCCGGCCGATGCCGCTGCAGCAGGCCATCGAGAGCCTGAGCGCCCCGCCTCCGACGACGCCGGGCGCCAAGGCGGTGGACCTCCAGGAGGTCTACACGCGGGCACAGAACCTGGCCGGGCTGCTCATGCTCGAAAGCTCCCTCTCCCGGCGCACCCCGCCGAAGGAGCGCAGCCGCCTCCAGGCGCATGTCGGTACGTTGCTCGGAGCCAGGCGCCTGGAGGACATCCTCAAGGACCTCAA
The window above is part of the Pyxidicoccus xibeiensis genome. Proteins encoded here:
- a CDS encoding NAD(P)-binding protein → MKRTRPIEVAIVGGGCAGLTTAFELTRPEHQGRYHVTVYQLGWRLGGKGASGRGPADRIEEHGLHLWMGSYENAFRLLRECYAELDRDPATCRIATWKDAFTPAHFLGATDWSPRGHWLPWTVHLPPFEGLPGDSHSGLPRFTLADYLARCLDLVRTLLATVKVSGPEAAEAVPPHWSATAAEPLREAISRLLKYGGLATLAAAGEALRLLQAALGAVGRPPEGLLLGLVDALGASLFAQLEGRVETDDESRRLWEIADLVLAMVRGALRFRLLTEPRGLDAIDDYDCREWLRLNGASERALNGAFVRALYDLAFAYERGEPERPRIAAGQALRGSFRAFFAYRGAFFWKLRAGMGDVVFAPYYEVLKRRGVRFAFFHRLRDVRPVERARLAEGVHPYVEALDFDVQAEVRGGGEYQPLVDVRGLPCWPSRPDWRQLVDGERLEREGWKPESHWDERKVGTRTLRVGEDFDLAVLAVGGGAVRHTCESLLKEDPRWCAMVEHVRTVPTQAFQLWMSAGMKELGWHHGPCNLSGFVTPFDTWADMTSVADEEGWPRTPRSISYFCSVLPEAPDAEQARPAFPAEQHERVRRNCVRFLREHVAHLWPLARRADGDFRWELLMDPSEPVDSRPPDPAGEERFASQYWTANVGPSDRYTLCLPGSPRFRISPLDNTYDNLTVAGDWTDCGFNLGCVESAVMSGRLAAHAISGAPRLEDIAGYDHP